A window of Psychroflexus sp. ALD_RP9 contains these coding sequences:
- a CDS encoding prolyl oligopeptidase family serine peptidase — MRTLLLAGIALSLVACQNNNKKNQKLKYPETKTVDTITNYFGTNVKDPYRWLEDDRSAETESWVEAQNEVTFGYLDQIPYRDSLKQQLTDVWNYEKIGAPFKRGDYTYFYKNDGLQDQSVLYRYKTGNSPEQVEVFLDPNTFSEDGTTSLGSLSFSEDGKTLAYSISEGGSDWRKIIIIDALTKKQTEDTLVDVKFSGISWKANDGFFYSSYDKPKGSELSAKTDQHKLYYHQLNTAQATDEVIYGNTKAEKHRYVSGSVTDDNRYLVVSASKSTSGNRLMIKDLTQADAPFIDVVSSYEQDAYVIDNEDDKLFIVTNLDAPNKRIVSTNAADPSPKNWVDVIPETEHVLSASTGGGYLFAEYMVDAVSTVKQFTYEGELVRDVKLPGVGSIGGFGTKKEEKELYYSFTNYTTPGSIYKYEIESGESELYQKPNIDFNSDNFVSRQVFYKSKDGTKIPMIITHKKGLQLDGTNPTMLYGYGGFNISLTPSFSTANTVWLENGGVYAVANLRGGGEYGKEWHDAGTKLNKQNVFDDFIAAAEYLIAEKYTSTDKLAIRGGSNGGLLVGATMTQRPDLVQVALPAVGVLDMLRYHTFTSGAGWAYDYGTAEDGQEMFQYLYNYSPVHNVKTDTEYPATLVTTGDHDDRVVPAHSFKFAAELQAKQAGDNPVLIRVETNAGHGAGKPTAMIIQEYADIFAFTFYNMGIKKL; from the coding sequence ATGAGAACATTACTTCTGGCTGGCATTGCACTGAGTTTAGTGGCTTGTCAAAACAATAACAAAAAAAATCAAAAATTGAAGTATCCAGAAACCAAAACCGTTGATACGATTACTAATTATTTTGGTACCAATGTTAAAGATCCATACCGTTGGTTAGAAGACGATCGAAGCGCAGAAACCGAGTCTTGGGTTGAAGCTCAAAACGAAGTTACTTTTGGTTATTTAGATCAAATCCCTTATCGCGACAGTCTTAAGCAACAGCTTACTGATGTATGGAACTACGAAAAAATAGGAGCGCCTTTTAAACGTGGAGATTATACTTATTTCTACAAAAATGACGGTTTACAAGATCAATCGGTCTTATACCGCTACAAAACTGGCAATTCTCCAGAACAAGTTGAAGTTTTTCTTGACCCAAATACGTTTAGCGAAGATGGAACAACTTCTTTAGGAAGCCTTAGTTTTTCTGAAGATGGTAAAACCCTAGCTTATTCTATTTCTGAAGGCGGAAGCGATTGGCGTAAGATTATTATAATTGATGCTTTAACCAAAAAACAAACTGAAGACACTTTAGTTGATGTAAAATTTAGCGGCATTTCATGGAAGGCTAACGACGGCTTTTTCTACTCTAGTTACGATAAACCAAAGGGAAGTGAGCTTTCAGCTAAAACCGATCAACACAAACTCTACTATCATCAACTTAACACAGCACAAGCTACTGATGAAGTTATTTATGGTAACACAAAAGCAGAAAAACACCGTTATGTCTCTGGTTCGGTTACCGATGATAATCGATATTTAGTGGTTTCAGCTTCAAAATCAACTTCAGGTAATCGATTAATGATTAAAGACTTAACACAAGCAGATGCACCATTTATAGATGTGGTTTCAAGTTATGAACAAGATGCTTATGTTATTGATAATGAAGATGACAAACTGTTTATAGTTACTAATCTTGACGCGCCAAACAAACGTATTGTTAGCACAAATGCCGCTGATCCTAGTCCAAAGAACTGGGTTGATGTCATCCCAGAAACCGAACATGTTTTGTCAGCTTCAACTGGCGGTGGTTACCTATTTGCTGAATATATGGTCGATGCTGTTTCCACTGTTAAACAATTTACTTACGAAGGTGAATTAGTAAGAGATGTTAAACTTCCAGGCGTTGGTAGTATCGGCGGTTTTGGGACAAAGAAAGAGGAGAAAGAACTCTATTATTCATTTACCAATTACACCACACCTGGCAGTATTTATAAGTATGAAATTGAAAGCGGTGAATCTGAGCTGTACCAAAAACCAAATATCGATTTTAATTCAGACAATTTTGTGAGTCGACAAGTCTTTTACAAATCGAAAGATGGAACTAAAATCCCTATGATTATTACGCATAAAAAAGGCCTTCAATTAGATGGCACTAATCCGACTATGTTATACGGTTACGGCGGTTTCAATATTTCGTTAACACCATCGTTTAGTACCGCCAATACCGTTTGGTTAGAAAATGGTGGCGTGTATGCCGTAGCTAACTTGCGTGGCGGTGGTGAGTATGGCAAAGAATGGCATGATGCTGGCACCAAGCTAAATAAACAAAATGTATTTGATGACTTTATTGCAGCAGCTGAATATCTAATCGCAGAGAAATACACCTCAACTGATAAATTAGCTATACGTGGCGGCTCTAATGGTGGACTTTTAGTTGGGGCAACCATGACGCAGCGTCCAGATTTAGTACAAGTTGCATTACCTGCTGTTGGTGTGCTTGATATGCTGAGATACCACACCTTTACGTCTGGTGCTGGCTGGGCTTACGATTATGGCACAGCCGAAGATGGTCAAGAAATGTTTCAATATTTGTACAATTACTCACCTGTTCATAATGTTAAAACTGATACTGAGTATCCAGCCACTTTAGTAACTACTGGTGATCATGATGACCGCGTAGTGCCGGCACATAGTTTTAAGTTTGCTGCAG
- a CDS encoding aspartate-semialdehyde dehydrogenase has translation MKVAVVGATGMVGQVMLDVLSERNFKIDELILVASERSVGKQIKVQDKTHTIKSLADAVDAKPDIALFSAGGNTSLEWAPKFAAVGTKVIDNSSAWRMHKDHKLIIPEINANELTSKDFIIANPNCSTIQLLMVLKPLHDKFNIKRVVVSTYQSITGTGLKAVKQLEAEANNQSAEMAYAYQIHKNAIPHCDVFLENDYTKEEMKLTNETKKILGDQNLNLVATAVRIPVVGGHSESVNIEFENAFDVATVKQTLKQMPGVTLQDNPDVNTYPMPIYAEGKDDVFVGRIRRDFTLENGLNLWIVADNLRKGAATNAVQIAEYLIEHKLV, from the coding sequence ATGAAAGTAGCTGTGGTTGGTGCCACCGGAATGGTTGGTCAAGTCATGCTCGATGTGTTAAGCGAGCGAAATTTTAAAATTGATGAATTAATTCTAGTCGCTTCAGAGCGTTCAGTAGGGAAACAGATCAAAGTTCAAGACAAAACACACACTATTAAAAGTTTAGCTGATGCTGTTGATGCAAAACCTGACATCGCATTATTTTCTGCTGGCGGCAATACATCATTAGAATGGGCTCCTAAATTTGCAGCTGTTGGTACCAAGGTTATTGATAATTCTTCAGCGTGGCGAATGCATAAAGACCACAAATTAATTATTCCTGAAATTAATGCTAATGAACTAACATCTAAAGACTTCATTATTGCAAATCCTAATTGTTCTACCATTCAATTATTGATGGTGCTTAAACCTTTACATGACAAATTCAATATTAAACGTGTAGTTGTTTCAACCTATCAATCAATTACAGGAACTGGCTTAAAAGCCGTTAAACAACTTGAAGCTGAAGCCAATAATCAATCTGCTGAAATGGCTTATGCATATCAAATCCATAAAAATGCAATACCACATTGCGATGTGTTTTTAGAGAACGATTATACCAAAGAAGAAATGAAGCTTACCAATGAAACTAAGAAAATTCTTGGAGATCAAAACCTTAATTTGGTAGCAACTGCTGTCAGAATTCCTGTTGTTGGCGGCCATTCAGAAAGCGTTAATATCGAATTTGAAAATGCGTTTGATGTTGCCACAGTAAAGCAGACCTTAAAGCAAATGCCTGGTGTAACTTTACAAGACAATCCAGACGTTAACACCTATCCGATGCCTATTTATGCTGAAGGTAAAGATGATGTTTTTGTAGGCCGAATAAGACGCGATTTTACACTTGAAAACGGACTCAATTTATGGATTGTTGCAGATAACCTAAGAAAAGGCGCAGCCACAAATGCTGTACAAATTGCTGAATATTTAATTGAACACAAACTAGTTTAA
- a CDS encoding ribose-phosphate pyrophosphokinase, with protein MAQIFACSQSETLAKSIADAYGIPLGKVITLNFSDGEFQPSFEDSVRGSRVFIVGSTHPSSKNLMEMLLMLDAAKRSSARHITAVMPYFGWARQDRKDKPRVPIAAKLVAKMLETAGATRIITMDLHADQIQGFFEKPVDHLYASTIFLPYLRSLNLEDLTVASPDMGGSKRAYAYSKFLESDVVICYKQRAKANVISHMALIGDVKGKNVVLVDDMVDTAGTLTHAANLMMERGAKSVRAVCTHPVLSGNAYEKIEKSALEELIVTDSIPLKQESKKIKVVSCAKLFAEVMQAVHNNKSISSKFLM; from the coding sequence ATGGCTCAAATATTTGCCTGCTCACAATCCGAAACCCTCGCAAAATCTATTGCTGATGCTTATGGTATTCCTTTAGGTAAAGTAATCACGCTTAATTTTAGTGATGGCGAATTTCAACCTTCATTTGAAGATTCTGTTCGTGGCTCTCGTGTTTTTATTGTTGGCTCAACTCATCCAAGTTCAAAAAACTTGATGGAGATGTTATTAATGCTTGATGCAGCTAAACGATCATCGGCAAGACATATTACTGCAGTAATGCCTTATTTTGGTTGGGCTAGACAAGACCGAAAAGACAAGCCGCGTGTGCCTATTGCAGCAAAACTTGTTGCCAAGATGCTTGAAACGGCAGGAGCAACCCGAATTATAACCATGGATTTGCACGCAGATCAAATTCAGGGTTTTTTTGAAAAACCAGTTGACCATTTATACGCTTCAACGATATTTTTGCCTTATTTAAGATCACTTAATCTTGAGGATTTAACGGTTGCTTCACCTGATATGGGTGGCTCTAAAAGAGCTTATGCTTACTCTAAATTTTTAGAAAGTGATGTTGTAATTTGTTACAAACAACGCGCTAAAGCTAATGTGATTTCGCACATGGCTTTAATCGGTGATGTAAAAGGTAAAAATGTAGTATTAGTTGATGATATGGTTGATACAGCTGGAACACTAACTCATGCTGCTAACTTAATGATGGAGCGCGGAGCTAAATCAGTTAGAGCTGTTTGTACGCATCCCGTTTTATCAGGTAATGCTTATGAAAAGATTGAAAAATCTGCTTTAGAAGAATTAATTGTAACCGATAGTATTCCTCTAAAACAAGAAAGTAAAAAAATAAAAGTGGTAAGTTGTGCTAAATTGTTTGCAGAGGTTATGCAAGCAGTTCATAACAACAAATCAATAAGTTCTAAATTTTTAATGTAA
- a CDS encoding 50S ribosomal protein L25/general stress protein Ctc, with protein sequence MKSIKIEGSKRESVGKKSTKALRNAGEIPCVLYGGNQAVHFHAPAPAFKNLVYTADVHTVKLELNDGTKANAVLQDIQFHPVTDEILHMDFYEFGDDQEITMEIPVHAEGIPKGVKNGGVLRFNMRRMMVRGLASNLPDYIVADVTPLKIGKKLYVTAVASDDYKIMHPDNTVICMVKTSRNISAVTDEDDDEDSEDGAAEGGEDKEGQSES encoded by the coding sequence ATGAAGTCAATCAAGATTGAAGGATCTAAAAGAGAAAGCGTAGGCAAAAAATCAACTAAAGCCTTACGTAATGCTGGAGAGATTCCTTGCGTACTTTACGGAGGAAACCAAGCCGTGCACTTTCATGCACCAGCACCAGCTTTTAAAAACTTAGTTTATACGGCTGATGTTCACACCGTAAAGTTAGAGTTGAATGACGGTACTAAAGCTAATGCAGTTTTACAAGATATCCAATTTCATCCTGTAACAGATGAAATTTTACACATGGATTTCTATGAGTTTGGTGATGATCAAGAAATCACAATGGAAATTCCAGTTCATGCTGAAGGTATTCCTAAAGGTGTAAAAAATGGTGGTGTATTGAGGTTTAATATGCGCCGTATGATGGTAAGAGGTCTTGCAAGCAACTTGCCAGATTATATTGTAGCTGATGTAACGCCACTTAAAATTGGTAAAAAACTGTACGTTACTGCAGTAGCAAGTGATGATTATAAAATTATGCATCCAGATAATACAGTGATTTGTATGGTTAAAACATCTCGTAATATTTCTGCCGTTACTGATGAAGATGACGATGAAGATAGCGAAGATGGAGCTGCTGAAGGAGGCGAAGATAAAGAAGGTCAATCAGAATCATAA
- the pth gene encoding aminoacyl-tRNA hydrolase → MKKFLIAGLGNVGTEYEFTRHNVGFEVLNLLAHKYELQYETKRLGDVAVYKFKGRQFILLKPNTYMNLSGKAVKYWLTKENIPLENLLIITDDLNLKFGTLRLKGKGSDGGHNGLKNIQLSLNTQKYARLRFGVGDEFSKGQQVNYVLGKWSKDEQDKLNERLEKCVEIIKSFGTAGLSLTMNQFNGK, encoded by the coding sequence ATGAAAAAGTTTTTAATCGCAGGGCTTGGAAATGTAGGGACTGAATATGAATTTACCAGGCATAATGTTGGTTTTGAGGTATTAAACCTTTTAGCGCACAAATATGAGTTACAATACGAAACTAAGCGACTTGGTGATGTTGCTGTTTACAAATTTAAGGGACGACAATTCATTTTACTCAAACCAAACACTTATATGAATTTAAGTGGTAAAGCGGTAAAATACTGGCTAACTAAAGAAAATATTCCTCTTGAAAATTTGCTGATTATTACTGATGATTTAAATCTAAAATTTGGCACATTACGCTTAAAAGGAAAAGGTAGCGATGGTGGTCATAATGGGTTAAAAAATATTCAGTTAAGTTTAAATACTCAAAAATACGCTCGGCTAAGGTTTGGCGTCGGAGATGAATTTTCTAAAGGACAACAAGTCAATTATGTATTGGGGAAATGGTCTAAAGATGAACAAGACAAATTAAATGAGCGACTGGAAAAATGTGTCGAAATAATTAAATCGTTTGGAACAGCTGGCTTGTCTTTAACGATGAATCAATTTAACGGAAAATAA
- a CDS encoding bifunctional riboflavin kinase/FAD synthetase → MNIYHNIKDFNCKGKTAITIGTFDGVHVGHRKILKRLVNSAKKEGLQSVLLTFFPHPRMVLQHNSELKLINTLDEKVSILEETGLDHLIIHPFTLEFSRLSAQTYVEDILVKQLYAKHIIIGYDHRFGRNRTADINDLKAYGNDFKFKVEEISKQDIEKVAVSSTKIRTALTEGDLELANKYLTQAFKLSGQVVKGKGIGKDLGFATANLHIQESYKLIPKSGVYVVKTIIGGKTLFGMMNIGTNPTFNEAKQSIEAHFFDFNQDLYGKHLSIMLLKRLRSEEKFNDINDLILAMQNDKIKALDYISKLADA, encoded by the coding sequence TTGAATATTTACCACAACATCAAAGATTTCAACTGTAAAGGTAAAACTGCCATAACAATTGGTACGTTTGATGGTGTTCATGTAGGACATCGTAAAATATTAAAACGCCTGGTTAATTCTGCTAAAAAAGAAGGTTTGCAATCAGTTTTATTAACTTTTTTTCCTCACCCAAGAATGGTTCTTCAACATAACTCTGAATTAAAATTGATTAACACCTTAGATGAGAAAGTATCAATTTTAGAAGAAACAGGTCTCGACCATTTAATAATTCATCCATTTACATTAGAGTTTTCAAGATTATCGGCTCAAACCTATGTTGAAGACATTTTGGTAAAACAATTATACGCTAAACATATTATTATTGGTTACGATCATCGCTTTGGTCGTAATCGAACAGCAGATATTAACGACCTGAAGGCTTATGGAAACGATTTTAAGTTTAAAGTTGAAGAAATTTCAAAACAAGATATAGAAAAAGTTGCTGTCAGTTCAACTAAAATAAGAACAGCTTTGACTGAAGGAGATTTAGAACTTGCAAATAAATATCTTACTCAAGCGTTTAAGCTCTCTGGTCAGGTGGTCAAAGGTAAAGGAATTGGTAAAGATTTAGGTTTTGCAACTGCTAACTTACACATTCAAGAGAGTTACAAATTAATTCCTAAATCGGGAGTTTACGTTGTAAAAACTATCATTGGTGGGAAAACGCTTTTTGGGATGATGAATATCGGCACTAATCCTACATTTAACGAAGCCAAACAAAGTATTGAAGCTCATTTTTTTGATTTTAATCAAGACTTATATGGTAAGCATTTGTCGATCATGTTATTAAAGCGCTTGCGAAGTGAAGAAAAATTTAATGATATAAACGATTTAATTTTGGCGATGCAAAACGATAAGATTAAGGCCTTAGATTATATATCAAAATTAGCAGATGCTTAG
- a CDS encoding HTTM domain-containing protein, whose translation MLSKLLFKPVDNSALIVFRICFGLLITLESWGAIATGWVKRVLVEPKFTFNFIGLDFLQYLQGPFMYVWFVVMGIFGIGVMLGYKYRFSIIGFTLFWLVAYLMQKSAYNNHYYLLVLLSLMMCFMPAHQYKSLDVKQNQSLKSLVMPNWVNVLIITQLAIVYTYAALAKIYPDWINTEVIAIFMKSKANYFLIGEMLQQKWIHYGMAYFGIAFDLLIVPLLLWSKTRKFAFGISLFFHLFNSIVFQIGIFPYMSLAFTVFFFPVEVIRKRFLPRKPSLKAAKQAKEFSKKPVLVVGLVFWILIQLILPVRHHFINSDVFWSEEGHRMSWRMMLRAKSSFVRFKIKDLETQQIRHVNLDDYLTKKQQRSLGKPDVFWQFTQHLKQNLSNQNMAIYATAWVKLNQHARRYLVSPDLDLTSIKWQPFKTNRWLLLKD comes from the coding sequence ATGCTTAGTAAGTTATTATTTAAACCAGTCGACAATTCAGCTTTAATTGTTTTTAGAATTTGTTTCGGGCTATTAATTACACTAGAGTCTTGGGGAGCTATTGCAACAGGTTGGGTAAAACGTGTATTAGTTGAACCTAAATTCACATTTAATTTCATAGGCTTAGATTTTCTTCAATACTTGCAAGGACCATTCATGTATGTGTGGTTTGTCGTGATGGGAATTTTTGGTATTGGCGTTATGCTTGGTTATAAATACCGTTTTAGCATCATAGGTTTTACTTTATTTTGGCTAGTGGCTTACTTGATGCAAAAGTCGGCTTATAATAATCATTATTACCTGTTAGTCTTGCTCAGCCTCATGATGTGTTTTATGCCAGCACATCAATACAAATCTTTAGACGTTAAACAAAACCAGTCTTTAAAGTCTCTGGTTATGCCTAATTGGGTTAATGTTTTAATTATAACTCAGTTGGCTATCGTTTACACTTATGCAGCATTGGCCAAAATTTATCCAGATTGGATAAATACTGAAGTGATAGCAATATTTATGAAGTCTAAAGCAAATTATTTTTTGATAGGTGAGATGCTTCAGCAAAAGTGGATACACTATGGAATGGCTTATTTCGGAATTGCTTTTGATTTATTAATTGTTCCATTATTGCTGTGGTCTAAAACACGAAAATTTGCTTTTGGAATAAGCTTGTTTTTTCATTTGTTTAATAGCATAGTTTTTCAAATAGGTATTTTTCCTTATATGTCATTAGCCTTTACAGTCTTTTTCTTTCCAGTTGAAGTTATTCGTAAAAGATTTCTTCCGAGAAAACCTAGTTTAAAAGCAGCTAAGCAAGCTAAAGAATTTTCTAAAAAGCCTGTTTTAGTTGTAGGATTAGTATTTTGGATTTTAATTCAGCTTATTTTACCTGTAAGACATCATTTTATAAATAGTGATGTGTTTTGGAGTGAAGAAGGCCACCGAATGAGTTGGCGAATGATGCTAAGAGCAAAGTCTAGTTTCGTTCGTTTTAAAATAAAAGACTTAGAAACACAGCAAATTCGCCATGTTAACTTAGATGACTATTTAACAAAAAAGCAGCAGCGTTCACTTGGTAAACCTGATGTATTTTGGCAATTTACACAACATTTAAAACAAAATCTTTCAAACCAAAATATGGCGATTTATGCTACGGCTTGGGTAAAATTAAACCAACATGCTCGTCGATATTTAGTTTCGCCAGATCTTGATCTTACAAGTATCAAGTGGCAGCCTTTTAAGACTAATCGTTGGTTGCTGCTAAAAGATTAA
- the hflX gene encoding GTPase HflX, producing MLETQSIEYEKAVLIGIINQQQNEEKSKEYLDELEFLTYTAGGEVIKRFQQKLDIPNPKTFIGTGKIEEIREFIKEHEIGSAIFDDELSPAQQKNIEKILKCKVVDRTYLILDIFAQRAKTSYARTQVELAQYEYLLPRLTGLWTHLERQRGGIGMRGPGETEIETDRRIVRDKISLLKKKLKTIDKQMAVQRGNRGSLIRVALIGYTNVGKSTLMNVISKSKVFAENKLFATLDTTVRKVVIRNLPFLLTDTVGFIRKLPTQLVESFKSTLDEVREADLLLHVVDISHKNFEEHISSVNSILEDIKAQDKPTIMVFNKIDAYEAETLDEDDLSTKKTSAHFSLEEWKNTWMNKLGDNVLFISATEKENMEDFKRKVYEAVRKIHITRFPYNNLLYPEYDQNFEEL from the coding sequence ATGCTAGAGACACAATCTATTGAGTACGAGAAAGCCGTTTTAATCGGAATAATTAATCAGCAACAAAATGAAGAGAAATCAAAAGAATATCTTGACGAACTTGAATTTTTAACTTATACGGCTGGTGGTGAAGTTATTAAGCGATTTCAGCAAAAACTTGATATTCCAAATCCCAAAACATTTATCGGTACAGGAAAAATAGAGGAAATTCGAGAATTTATTAAAGAACATGAAATTGGCTCTGCAATTTTTGACGACGAACTTTCTCCAGCTCAACAAAAAAATATTGAAAAAATTTTAAAATGTAAGGTTGTAGATCGTACCTATTTAATCTTAGACATATTTGCCCAGCGCGCTAAAACAAGTTATGCTAGAACACAAGTTGAATTAGCTCAATATGAGTATTTACTTCCGAGATTGACAGGACTTTGGACACACCTTGAACGCCAACGCGGTGGTATTGGAATGCGTGGTCCTGGTGAAACTGAAATCGAAACTGATAGACGAATTGTTCGTGATAAAATAAGCCTTCTAAAGAAAAAACTTAAAACGATTGACAAACAAATGGCTGTCCAACGTGGTAATCGTGGCAGCTTAATTCGGGTTGCTTTAATCGGTTATACTAATGTTGGCAAATCTACTTTAATGAATGTAATTAGCAAGAGTAAAGTCTTTGCTGAAAACAAATTATTTGCAACGCTTGACACAACTGTAAGAAAAGTTGTAATTAGAAACTTACCGTTTTTACTAACTGACACCGTTGGTTTTATAAGAAAACTTCCCACACAACTGGTAGAATCTTTCAAGTCGACACTTGATGAAGTCAGAGAGGCTGATTTACTTTTACACGTTGTTGATATATCTCATAAAAATTTTGAAGAACACATCAGCTCTGTTAATAGTATTCTTGAAGACATCAAAGCCCAAGACAAACCAACCATAATGGTATTTAACAAGATTGACGCTTATGAAGCCGAAACATTAGATGAAGATGATTTAAGCACTAAAAAAACAAGCGCCCATTTTAGTTTAGAAGAATGGAAAAATACCTGGATGAATAAATTAGGTGATAATGTTTTGTTCATTTCAGCAACCGAAAAAGAAAATATGGAAGATTTTAAAAGAAAAGTCTATGAAGCTGTAAGAAAAATTCATATCACTAGATTTCCATACAACAATCTTTTATACCCTGAATATGACCAAAATTTTGAAGAATTATAA